The Toxorhynchites rutilus septentrionalis strain SRP chromosome 1, ASM2978413v1, whole genome shotgun sequence genome contains the following window.
aatgtcagtaaaccgcagcaatattgggtacattggcaatatgagggatttgacgttttagtcatacccctgatcCTATCCAGCCTGGGACCGAAGTCGTCGGATTGTTCACCAGAAAAGAAACATGCTTTTCCGCTTCAAACTTCACCGGGGCTTAGCGTAGTGACTGTGTCAAATGCGAAACGATTTCCGATTTGGGATTTGCAATTGTTGTGGGCGAGGCGGCACAGGTAGTACCATGCTTAACATCGCTCCACATATGGCGGGCCTCCTCTATTGGGGCTGCCAGTGTGGGGTTATGTGCGCGCTCCAAACTGCGAAAGCGGATCGTCGCGAATGAACAAAGGGTTGGACCGTTGGCTTGTAACCATCCCCCCATGCGAATTGAATCCTTCAATCGTTCATTGGATATAGCATCAGTGGAGTACTAACATTTTAAAATGATTTGATTATTGTTTCGAAATAGAACAAATTCCGTATCTGATTCAAGCCTTGAATATCCATTTCCCACAAAATTGACTCCCCGATTCCATCTAATCTAATTCGTCCCCAATGATCTGGGAGGGACAAAAACGATACCAACAAATTGGTTGAGTCTCTTTATCGCATAAGAACCGGATCGTGCAACCAAAGCGCAATGATTTATTCCTCCCAAAAAATCGAACACAATCCACGTGGCCAAGCAAAACGGCATTAGGCATTAGCCCAACAAGGCTGCCATCATGGAGCCAGCGTTGTTCACTATTTGCATCACGTTTCTTCGTACGGACTTCCCCGAGAACATCGAAAGGACGAAACGTGCCGGATTATGAGTCACTTAAAAGTCAGAACAAAAGAAATGACCCACTCAACTGGGAGCGAACTGTAAACCGATTTCGCGATGTTCCTTGTATGAGGCTCTAGCGTTAGGCGCCCTAACGAAAGAGGGCATAAGAATGGGTGACACACCGCCTGGATTTTTGCATttccattgattttttttgtgttttttccttGAAACGACCTATCTTGTTCTCTGCTACAGATTGCCGCTTGAAATTGGCTACTTTCTGTTGTTATCAAAGCAAATAATCCGACGCTTGGGAAGAACGCTGAATTGGGAAGCCAATATCGATTGTTAACAAGGCGATGATAAAAAGGACACACATTAGTATTCAATTTTCTCCACCATTTAACCACCAATTTTCGTATTGGAATACTACCATATTACGGGACTGATTACACCCCAGTCTTTTACCACGCTCCGTGTTTCTCCTGTAATGAAGCCATTACTGAGCGCATAACACCCACAATCTTGTCGCTCGTcaatgaaatagaaatagaaatagaaatagaaatagaaatagaaatagaaatagaaatagaaatagaaatagaaatagaaatagaaatagaaatagaaatagaaatagaaatagaaatagaaatagaaatagaaatagaaatagaaatagaaatagaaatagaaatagaaatagaaatagaaatagaaatagaaatagaaatagaaatagaaatagaaatagaaatagaaatagaaatagaaatagaaatagaaatagaaatagaaatagaaatagaaatagaaatagaaatagaaatagaaatagaaatagaaatagaaatagaaatagaaatagaaatagaaatagaaatagaaatagaaatagaaatagaaatagaaatagaaatagaaatagaaatagaaatagaaatagaaatagaaatagaaatagaaatagaaatagaaatagaaatagaaatagaaatagaaatagaaatagaaatagaaatagaaatagaaatagaaatagaaatagaaatagaaatagaaatagaaatagaaatagaaatagaaatagaaatagaaatagaaatagaaatagaaatagaaatagaaatagaaatagaaatagaaatagaaatagaaatagaaatagaaatagaaatagaaatagaaatagaaatagaaatagaaatagaaatagaaatagaaatagaaatagaaatagaaatagaaatagaaatagaaatagaaatagaaatagaaatagaaatagaaatagaaatagaaatagaaatagaaatagaaatagaaatagaaatagaaatagaaatagaaatagaaatagaaatagaaatagaaatagaaatagaaatagaaatagaaatagaaatagaaatagaaatagaaatagaaatagaaatagaaatagaaatagaaatagaaatagaaatagaaatagaaatagaaatagaaatagaaatagaaatagaaatagaaatagaaatagaaatagaaatagaaatagaaatagaaatagaaatagaaatagaaatagaaatagaaatagaaatagaaatagaaatagaaatagaaatagaaatagaaatagaaatagaaatagaaatagaaatagaaatagaaatagaaatagaaatagaaatagaaatagaaatagaaatagaaatagaaatagaaatagaaatagaaatagaaatagaaatagaaatagaaatagaaatagaaatagaaatagaaatagaaatagaaatagaaatagaaatagaaatagaaatagaaatagaaatagaaatagaaatagaaatagaaatagaaatagaaatagaaatagaaatagaaatagaaatagaaatagaaatagaaatagaaatagaaatagaaatagaaatagaaatagaaatagaaatagaaatagaaatagaaatagaaatagaaatagaaatagaaatagaaatagaaatagaaatagaaatagaaatagaaatagaaatagaaatagaaatagaaatagaaatagaaatagaaatagaaatagaaatagaaatagaaatagaaatagaaatagaaatagaaatagaaatagaaatagaaatagaaatagaaatagaaatagaaatagaaatagaaatagaaatagaaatagaaatagaaatagaaatagaaatagaaatagaaatagaaatagaaatagaaatagaaatagaaatagaaatagaaatagaaatagaaatagaaatagaaatagaaatagaaatagaaatagaaatagaaatagaaatagaaatagaaatagaaatagaaatagaaatagaaatagaaatagaaatagaaatagaaatagaaatagaaatagaaatagaaatagaaatagaaatagaaatagaaagagAAATAGAAAAGCGAGTAGCGAGTAGCGAGTAGCGAGTAGCGAGTAGCGAGTAGCGAGTAGCGAGTAGCGAGTAGCGAGTAGCGAGTAGCGAGTAGCGAGTAGCGAGTAGCGAGTAGCGAGTAGCGAGTAGCGAGTAGCGAGTAGCGAGTAGCGAGTAGCGAGTAGCGAGTAGCGAGTAGCGAGTAGCGAGTAGCGAGTAGCGAGTAGCGAGTAGCGAGTAGCGAGTAGCGAGTAGCGAGTAGCGAGTAGCGAGTAGCGAGTAGCGAGTAGCGAGTAGCGAGTAGCGAGTAGCGAGTAGCGAGTAGCGAGTAGCGAGTAGCGAGTAGCGAGTAGCGAGTAGCGAGTAGCGAGTAGCGAGTAGCGAGTAGCGAGTAGCGAGTAGCGAGTAGCGAGTAGCGAGTAGCGAGTAGCGAGTAGCGAGTAGCGAGTAGCGAGTAGCGAGTAGCGAGTAGCGAGTAGCGAGTAGCGAGTAGCGAGTAGCGAGTAGCGAGTAGCGAGTAGCGAGTAGCGAGTAGCGAGTAGCGAGTAGCGAGTAGCGAGTAGCGAGTAGCGAGTAGCGAGTAGCGAGTAGCGAGTAGCGAGTAGCGAGTAGCGAGTAGCGAGTAGCGAGTAGCGAGTAGCGAGTAGCGAGTAGCGAGTAGCGAGTAGCTAGTAGCGAGTAGCTAGTAGCGAGTAGCGAGTAGCGAGTAGCGAGTAGCTAGTAGCGAGTAGCGAGTAGCGAGTAGCGAGTAGCGAGTAGCGAGTAGCGAGTATCGAGTAGCGAGTAGCGAGTATCGAGTAGCGAGTAGCGAGTAGCGAGTAGCGAGTAGCGAGTCAAACGTCAATGGAGACTTCTATAGATAGCAAGATTCGTTCGATGCAGAACACTTTAAGTGGAATATGCAGAACATTTCAGAAATTGGCTGGATTAATTCTTGGCTCCAAAAGATATACGTTTCTTTCGCGACGGATTTTGAAAAATTCCCAGAAATATGGAATATGGGCTATATGGAAATATTCTTTGAATGATGTgttaattcatttttataagtcgaataaatgtgttttcatgcaaaaaaaaaacatcgaatgaAGTTTCACGTCCAATAACaataacattttcattcaatttttaacAACTCAACGCTATCTCATGGCCTGGTTATTCAATAAATTAATTTGCCTAGTGGAAAAATGATTGTCTCAAGTGCAGGTTTACAATGCCGAAAGATCCTCCCAAAATGCACAATCTCCACTGTCATGCAATTATGCGATGTTCAATTTTCGGctaccatttcaaatatgaaatTTCCTTTTCATCATACTCTACAGCCGGAAGTTCATCCCAATCGAATGGTCcattcggaaaaaaataacaaggacCTGGCCGCACGATGGCTGACACATTCTGCAGCAGTTCACATTCAACAACCAAGGTGGGAAAACCAAATCGACTTTGCATCAATTAGAACTTTATTGCTCTCTCTGGGGCTCTATCGATTGTCTGTGGCAGCCATTCGGTTGGACGAGGTGATACAATAAAAGGCTATCCTTTCGGGGCAACGAATTAAATCTCATCCTGATTCCATTCGATGAACAATGGTGAGAGAATCAAAAGTATTCCGGGATCTTCGATCGATCGATTTCGTAGCGTTGATGCTTATCTGTGCTTTGGGATTTGTTACCATGCTTTCACCTAGTGATTAGATATTTGGAAAACGTTTTTGGTACAAGTGGAAAAGCTTTAGTCATAAAAAGACATTCTGCAGAAGTATAGGGATGTGCTCAGCATCTATGCGTATTAAGCTTGACTTGACAGAAGTGTAATATCAAAAACAAGTCTGCTTTGCTCGTCGAATATTGCTTTTACCTATCACAAGCCGAGacacataatttgtttttctccgATGGTGGAGTGATTGACGTTTCAATGATTTGAAATCGCTTCAAAACGTTGTACTGTTGAAGCATGAAACGGTTGATTGATTCTTCTTATAGAAGCTTTAAAGTATAAAATTACACACGAAAAACATTCGTATACATGTCCTTTGACGCacaatttgatgaaaatttccTGAAATGTTCCTGTGTCTGATGACTGCCTCATGCTTCAATAAGCtagcctaaagggtgtgtcacatcaaattgcatcacggaaaaaaacgctgtagaaatttaatttttaggaattacaacttcagctttcgcttataatcagataagagtgtatagatcacgttggccatgcttcactgtcaatttttcgtaaatttggaaaaatgtcgtcgaacgaaaaagagcgtcgtgaattaatcctgtgcactcatttcgagaatccggagttgtcacatcgggaaatcggtaagatgctgggaatcgtccaatccacggtcagcagagtactaaaacgatacttcgagaacctaaccatcgaccggaaggtgaagaacggcaaaaatggatgctccgtcagtgcaaaagatcacaagcgcgtagtaaaGCAGTTCAGACGTGATCCGataagttcggtccgggatgtcgctaataagctgaatttgtcaagttcattcgtccagcggaccaagcagcgggagggcatgCGTACATACAAtcttcagaaggctcctaaccgcgacgaaaggcaaaacatggtggggaagacgcgagcccggaagctgtacaccgaaatgctgacgaagccgcatcgcctggtaatggacgacgaaacctacgtcaaagcggactttcgtcagctgccgggcctgttgttcttctccgcagaggacaaattcagcgttccggaggagattcgcaagcagaaactatccaagtttgccaaaaagttcatggtgtggcaagcgatctgctcttgcggaaagcggagcgcccccttcgtgatgaccggcacggtaaacgggcaggtttaccttaaggagtgcctacagaagcgcttactaccactattgaagcagcacgagggcccgaccatcttctggccggatctcgcttcgtgccactattcaaaggacgtgttggagtggtacgaagccaacggggtcaccttcgtgccaaaggaaatgaacccgcccaacgcgccggagcttcgcccaatagagaaatattgggcgattatgaagcaggccctccggaagaacccaaaagttgtcaaatcggaggcgtacttcaagagaaaatggatttctgttcaaaaaaaaactacaacctgacgttgtacagaaccttatggacgggataaagaggaaggtgcgagcatacgggattgggctcgaagtatgaataaaaagaaaatgccaaaagttgttgcatagtttttattttactgtctaaaattttcaaaaggatcggtctactgagcgaatttctacagagttttttccgtgatgcaatttgatgtgacacaccctttatatggcgTGACTGACGTGAATAGCAGACTCGACATCAAACCCGAGCCTGAGTTATGTTGCGGCAAACCAGGCCagaattta
Protein-coding sequences here:
- the LOC129761622 gene encoding uncharacterized protein LOC129761622 is translated as MDENTLSVSELLATRYSLLATSYSLLATRYSLLATRYSLLATRYSLLATRYSLLATRYSLLATRYSLLATRYSLLATRYSLLATRYSLLATRYSLLATRYSLLATRYSLLATRYSLLATRYSLLATRYSLLATRYSLLATRYSLLATRYSLLATRYSLLATRYSLLATRYSLLATRYSLLATRYSLLATRYSLLATRYSLLATRYSLLATRYSLLATRYSLLATRYSLLATRYSLERAHNPTLAAPIEEARHMWSDVKHGTTCAASPTTIANPKSEIVSHLTQSLR